A stretch of the Corynebacterium maris DSM 45190 genome encodes the following:
- a CDS encoding S9 family peptidase: protein MARMPEHTPAQPPIATKKPVTRSFHGRDFVDDYEWLRDKDSPETIDYLEAENAYTEAQTAHLKDLADNIYNEITSRVKQTDMSIPVRAGDWWYYGRTEEGKNYGYSCRLPVEEGSDPWTPPTIPEGGVPDGEQIILDLNELAEGHEFFSLGASTVTDSGRYLAYSIDTEGDERFDLFVKDLETGELLDDRLTGVFYGATWVDEDYIFYQRVDEAWRPDSVWRHKIGAPESEDVLVYREEDERFTVGAGGTRSRKYLMIESASKITTETWVLDTTNPEGEFTVLWPREHDVEYSVDHAEVAGQDRWIVTHNATGKNFAVGETGVEELPPLRELNPLLPHDEQVRVEGVDTYQGHIVAAYRRGAIGRLAIMRLGADGYGSFEELDFDEELYTVGAGGQPEWDAPVIRVSYVSFTQPTQLFDYRVATGERTLLKEQEVLGGYDRNDYTAYRLWTTAQDGTRIPVSVVHRADLDTSTPQPTLLYAYGSYESSTDPGFSIARLSLMDRGLIFAVAHVRGGGEMGRRWYDDGKILKKKNTFTDFIDVADDLVDRGLTSYDKIVAEGGSAGGMLVGAVANMAPEKFAGIQAIVPFVDSLTSMLMPELPLTVTEWDEWGNPYEDPEVYDYMASYSGYENVAAQNYPDILAVTSLNDTRVLYVEPAKWIAALRDKATGGQFLLKTEMSAGHGGVSGRYSKWRQTAFEYAWTVDKATGGAVTR from the coding sequence ATGGCGCGCATGCCTGAACACACTCCTGCACAGCCCCCGATCGCGACCAAGAAGCCCGTCACCCGGAGTTTCCACGGTCGCGATTTCGTCGACGACTACGAATGGCTGCGCGACAAAGACTCACCCGAGACCATCGACTACCTCGAGGCGGAAAACGCCTACACCGAAGCACAGACCGCCCACTTGAAGGATCTCGCCGACAACATCTACAACGAGATCACCTCCCGGGTGAAACAGACCGACATGTCCATCCCGGTCCGGGCCGGCGACTGGTGGTACTACGGACGCACCGAAGAGGGCAAGAACTACGGCTACTCCTGCCGCCTGCCCGTCGAAGAGGGCTCCGACCCCTGGACGCCACCGACAATTCCCGAGGGAGGCGTGCCGGACGGCGAGCAGATTATCCTCGACCTCAACGAACTCGCCGAGGGGCACGAGTTCTTCTCTCTCGGCGCGTCGACGGTGACGGATTCGGGCCGCTATCTCGCGTACTCCATTGACACCGAAGGCGACGAGCGCTTCGATCTGTTCGTCAAGGACTTGGAGACCGGCGAGCTTCTCGACGACCGTCTCACCGGCGTCTTCTACGGCGCCACCTGGGTCGACGAGGACTACATCTTCTACCAGCGCGTCGACGAGGCCTGGCGCCCGGATTCGGTGTGGCGCCACAAGATCGGCGCCCCGGAGTCCGAGGACGTGTTGGTCTACCGGGAGGAGGACGAGCGGTTCACCGTCGGCGCGGGCGGCACCCGCAGCCGCAAGTACCTGATGATCGAGTCCGCGTCGAAGATCACCACCGAGACGTGGGTGCTGGACACCACGAACCCGGAAGGTGAGTTCACGGTGTTGTGGCCGAGGGAGCACGACGTCGAATATTCGGTGGATCACGCGGAGGTCGCCGGGCAGGATCGGTGGATCGTCACGCACAACGCGACGGGGAAGAACTTTGCGGTGGGGGAGACGGGCGTCGAGGAGCTTCCGCCCCTGCGCGAGCTCAACCCCCTGCTGCCGCACGACGAACAGGTGCGCGTCGAAGGGGTCGACACCTACCAGGGCCACATCGTCGCGGCTTATCGACGCGGCGCCATCGGCCGCCTCGCCATCATGCGCCTCGGCGCCGACGGGTACGGGTCCTTCGAGGAACTCGACTTCGACGAGGAGCTCTACACCGTCGGCGCCGGCGGTCAGCCCGAGTGGGACGCGCCGGTCATCCGCGTCAGCTACGTTTCCTTCACCCAGCCCACGCAGCTGTTTGATTACCGGGTGGCGACCGGCGAGCGCACCCTGCTCAAGGAGCAGGAGGTCCTCGGCGGTTATGACCGCAACGACTACACCGCCTACCGGTTGTGGACCACCGCGCAGGACGGCACCCGGATCCCTGTCTCGGTCGTCCACCGCGCTGACCTCGACACGTCCACCCCGCAGCCGACGCTGCTCTACGCCTACGGATCGTATGAGTCCTCGACGGACCCGGGCTTTTCGATCGCGCGGCTGTCACTGATGGACCGCGGCCTGATTTTTGCGGTGGCGCATGTGCGCGGCGGCGGGGAGATGGGCCGGCGCTGGTACGACGACGGCAAGATCCTCAAGAAGAAGAACACCTTCACCGACTTCATCGACGTGGCGGATGACCTCGTCGACAGGGGACTGACCTCCTACGACAAGATCGTCGCCGAGGGCGGGTCGGCGGGAGGCATGCTCGTGGGCGCGGTGGCGAACATGGCGCCGGAGAAGTTCGCCGGCATTCAGGCGATCGTGCCTTTCGTCGACTCGTTGACGTCGATGCTCATGCCGGAGCTGCCGTTGACGGTCACCGAATGGGACGAGTGGGGCAACCCTTACGAAGATCCGGAGGTCTACGATTACATGGCCTCCTACTCCGGTTACGAGAACGTCGCGGCCCAAAACTACCCGGACATCCTGGCGGTCACCAGCCTCAACGACACGCGCGTGTTGTACGTGGAGCCGGCGAAGTGGATCGCGGCGCTGCGGGACAAAGCCACGGGTGGGCAGTTCCTGCTCAAGACGGAGATGTCGGCCGGCCACGGCGGGGTGTCGGGCCGGTACAGCAAGTGGCGTCAGACGGCGTTCGAGTACGCGTGGACCGTCGATAAGGCGACGGGCGGCGCCGTCACCCGATAG
- a CDS encoding HNH endonuclease signature motif containing protein, translating to MNLIDMLRAVQSQGMGLLEAVHRMPKTELTALGLAGSTAGRWLRLADVFFGPTRRRRAQADAVAAARVRELNRAVDNAEARAHARRSLKGGKNTDARGCRTFTVTGPERVIAATLAAIEKAARRLRRDNPRLSYEQAMFDALLAGHGQPQEKLTPHVVIGLPDWATLLRDDGDESVFALTDGTTITGAELVSRLMDDFHLVGLYDPCTGPINLYGSRRQSNAKQSALLAAEAILCDWPGCTTAADQAQDHHIAAWRAGGHTNIRNLAKLCRKHNGDNDDDPNAPPRNGRVEREGGDVVHHGPDGVTRRNTHPIKNLSARALAARR from the coding sequence ATGAACCTCATCGACATGCTGCGCGCCGTGCAGTCCCAGGGCATGGGACTGCTCGAAGCCGTGCACCGCATGCCGAAAACCGAGCTGACGGCCCTGGGGCTGGCCGGCTCCACCGCCGGTCGCTGGCTGCGGCTCGCCGACGTCTTCTTTGGCCCCACCCGCCGACGACGCGCCCAAGCCGACGCCGTCGCCGCCGCCCGCGTCCGCGAACTCAACCGCGCCGTCGACAACGCCGAAGCCCGCGCGCACGCCCGCCGCAGCCTCAAAGGCGGCAAAAACACCGACGCCCGTGGCTGCCGCACCTTCACCGTCACCGGCCCCGAACGCGTCATCGCCGCCACCCTCGCGGCGATCGAGAAGGCCGCCCGCCGACTCCGCAGGGACAACCCGCGCCTGAGTTACGAGCAGGCCATGTTCGACGCCCTGCTCGCCGGCCACGGCCAACCACAAGAAAAGCTCACCCCGCACGTCGTCATCGGCCTGCCCGACTGGGCCACACTCCTCCGCGACGACGGCGACGAAAGCGTCTTCGCGCTGACCGACGGCACCACCATCACCGGCGCCGAACTCGTCAGCCGACTCATGGACGACTTCCACCTCGTCGGCCTCTACGACCCCTGCACCGGGCCCATCAACCTCTATGGCTCCCGACGCCAATCCAACGCCAAACAATCCGCCCTCCTGGCCGCCGAAGCCATCCTCTGCGACTGGCCCGGCTGCACCACCGCCGCCGACCAAGCCCAAGACCACCACATCGCGGCCTGGCGCGCAGGCGGACACACCAACATCCGGAACCTGGCGAAACTCTGCCGCAAACACAACGGCGACAACGACGACGACCCCAACGCCCCGCCGCGTAACGGCCGCGTCGAACGCGAGGGCGGCGACGTCGTCCACCACGGCCCCGACGGGGTGACCAGACGCAACACCCACCCCATCAAGAACCTCTCCGCCAGAGCGCTGGCCGCCCGCCGGTAG
- a CDS encoding phosphoribosylaminoimidazolesuccinocarboxamide synthase, with product MRPELSDYTHLSAGKVRELYEIDDDHLLMVATDRISAYDHVLEPAIPDKGRVLTAMSVFFFDAIDFPNHLAGPLDDERIPAEVLGRALVVKRLKMLPFEAVARGYLTGSGLVEYRDTGTVCGIPLPDGLTEASRLEPPIFTPATKAEQGDHDENVSFDVVVEKLGAERAEELRDATLSIYSRAAALAEEKGIILADTKFEFGLDADERLVLADEVLTPDSSRYWPADSYTVGKVQPSYDKQYVRNWLTSDDSGWDKASDDTPPALPADVVEATRERYIEAYEKLSGQKFSDHI from the coding sequence ATGCGCCCCGAGCTGTCTGACTACACCCACCTGTCCGCGGGCAAAGTCCGCGAACTCTACGAGATCGACGACGACCACCTCCTGATGGTGGCGACCGACCGCATCTCCGCCTACGACCACGTCCTCGAACCCGCGATCCCCGACAAGGGGCGCGTGCTCACCGCCATGAGCGTCTTCTTCTTCGACGCCATCGACTTCCCCAACCACCTCGCCGGCCCCCTCGACGACGAACGCATCCCCGCCGAGGTCCTCGGCCGGGCACTGGTGGTCAAGCGGCTGAAGATGCTGCCCTTCGAAGCCGTCGCCCGCGGTTACCTCACCGGCTCCGGACTCGTCGAATACCGCGACACCGGCACCGTCTGCGGCATCCCGCTTCCCGACGGCCTCACCGAGGCCTCCCGCCTGGAGCCGCCCATCTTCACCCCCGCCACCAAGGCGGAACAGGGCGACCACGATGAAAACGTCAGCTTCGACGTCGTCGTCGAGAAGCTCGGCGCCGAGCGCGCCGAAGAACTGCGGGACGCGACCCTGTCGATCTACTCCCGTGCCGCCGCCCTGGCCGAAGAAAAGGGCATCATCCTCGCCGACACCAAATTCGAGTTCGGCCTCGACGCCGACGAGCGCCTCGTGCTCGCCGACGAAGTGCTCACCCCCGACTCCTCGCGCTACTGGCCCGCCGACTCCTACACCGTGGGCAAAGTCCAACCCAGCTACGACAAGCAGTACGTGCGCAACTGGCTCACCAGCGACGACTCCGGCTGGGACAAAGCCTCCGACGACACCCCGCCCGCCCTGCCGGCCGACGTCGTCGAGGCCACTCGCGAACGCTACATCGAGGCCTACGAGAAACTCTCCGGCCAGAAATTCAGCGATCACATCTAA
- the purB gene encoding adenylosuccinate lyase, whose translation MAEKKKIVNVLASRYASLEMADVWSPESKIIMERELWIAVMKAQKQLGVDIPDAAVAAYEAVIDDVDVDSITEREKITRHDVKARIEEFNALAGHEHIHKGMTSRDLTENVEQLQIHRSLELVHAKAVAVLARIGEIAARYQSQVMAGRSHNVAAQATTLGKRFASAGDEMLVALERVENLLGRYPLRGVKGPMGTSQDMLDLLGGDENKLISLERSIADFLGFNRLFDSVGQIYPRSLDFDAVSALVQLGAGPSSLATTIRLMAGNETVTEGFKEGQVGSSAMPHKMNARSCERVGGMQVILRGHLTMVADLAGQQWNEGDVFCSVVRRVALPDAFFTLDGMFETFLTVLDEFGAFPAMIDRELERYLPFLATTRLLMAAVRAGQGREEAHEIIKEHAVAVALNMREHGGGQDLVERLAADARFPLDQAQLEAALEDRHAFIGAAESQTGRVITRIEELAAEHPEAAAYTPGDIL comes from the coding sequence GTGGCTGAGAAAAAGAAGATCGTAAACGTCCTCGCGTCCCGATACGCGTCCCTCGAAATGGCCGACGTCTGGAGCCCCGAATCCAAGATCATCATGGAACGGGAACTCTGGATCGCGGTGATGAAAGCCCAGAAACAACTGGGCGTCGACATCCCCGACGCCGCGGTCGCGGCCTACGAGGCCGTCATCGACGACGTCGACGTCGACTCCATCACCGAGCGCGAAAAAATCACGCGCCACGACGTCAAGGCCCGCATCGAGGAATTCAACGCCCTCGCCGGACACGAGCACATCCACAAGGGCATGACCAGCCGCGACCTGACGGAAAACGTCGAGCAGCTGCAGATCCACCGCTCCCTGGAGCTGGTGCACGCCAAGGCCGTCGCCGTGCTCGCCCGCATCGGCGAGATCGCCGCCCGCTACCAATCCCAGGTCATGGCCGGGCGCTCCCACAACGTCGCCGCCCAAGCCACCACCCTGGGCAAGCGCTTCGCCTCCGCCGGCGACGAAATGCTCGTCGCCCTCGAACGCGTCGAAAACCTCCTCGGCCGCTACCCCCTGCGCGGCGTCAAGGGCCCCATGGGCACCTCCCAGGACATGCTCGACCTCCTCGGCGGCGACGAAAACAAACTCATCTCCCTCGAGCGCTCCATCGCCGATTTCCTGGGCTTCAACCGCCTCTTCGACTCCGTCGGCCAGATCTACCCCCGCTCCCTGGACTTCGACGCCGTCTCCGCGCTCGTCCAGCTCGGCGCCGGCCCCTCCTCGCTGGCCACCACCATCCGCCTGATGGCCGGCAACGAAACCGTCACCGAAGGCTTCAAAGAAGGCCAGGTCGGCTCCTCGGCGATGCCGCACAAGATGAACGCCCGCTCCTGCGAACGCGTCGGCGGCATGCAGGTCATCCTCCGCGGCCACCTCACCATGGTCGCCGACCTCGCCGGCCAGCAGTGGAACGAAGGTGACGTCTTCTGCTCCGTCGTCCGCCGCGTCGCCCTGCCCGACGCCTTCTTCACCCTCGACGGCATGTTCGAGACCTTCCTCACCGTCCTCGACGAATTCGGTGCCTTCCCCGCCATGATCGACCGCGAACTCGAACGCTACCTGCCGTTCCTGGCCACGACCCGCCTGCTCATGGCCGCCGTCCGCGCCGGCCAGGGCCGCGAAGAAGCCCACGAGATCATCAAGGAACATGCCGTCGCCGTCGCCCTGAACATGCGCGAGCACGGCGGCGGACAAGACCTCGTCGAGCGGTTGGCCGCCGACGCGCGCTTCCCCCTCGACCAAGCCCAGCTCGAGGCCGCGCTCGAGGACCGCCACGCCTTCATCGGCGCCGCCGAATCCCAGACCGGCCGGGTCATCACCCGCATCGAAGAACTCGCCGCCGAGCACCCGGAGGCCGCCGCCTACACCCCGGGCGACATCCTCTAG
- a CDS encoding pyridoxal phosphate-dependent aminotransferase produces MKMLDLVARRTQAGQDTIMLCAGQPATGAPKVVLDAAADALYASPLGYTEVVGDRALREAIAAWHSDTYGVTTSADHVIVTTGSSGGFVAAFTALLEVGDTVALPRPGYPAYRNILKALGAEVVDLVCGAETNFQPTAAMLDALPAEDKPTAVLITSPGNPTGTIIDPAELARIAAWCEDNGATLISDEDYHGMSFGPPTATAREFSDRAIVVGTLSKYFSMTGWRVGWLIVPEDLVETIENLQASVALCAPAISQVAGRAAFTDAARAELDGHIDDYRDTRAALLEELAALGLDNYAEPDGGLYLWVDVSSLTDDSETWARELVDEIGVAVAPGVDFDPVDGAGWVRLSLCGPAADAREAGRRLREHLGR; encoded by the coding sequence ATGAAGATGCTGGACCTGGTCGCCCGCCGCACCCAAGCCGGCCAGGACACCATCATGCTGTGCGCCGGACAGCCCGCCACCGGCGCGCCGAAAGTCGTCCTCGACGCCGCCGCCGACGCGCTCTACGCCTCCCCGCTGGGCTACACCGAAGTCGTCGGCGACCGGGCGCTGCGCGAAGCCATCGCCGCCTGGCACTCCGACACCTACGGCGTGACGACGTCCGCCGACCACGTCATCGTCACCACCGGCTCCTCCGGCGGCTTCGTCGCCGCCTTCACCGCCCTGCTCGAGGTCGGCGACACAGTCGCCCTGCCGCGGCCCGGCTACCCCGCCTACCGCAACATCCTCAAGGCCCTCGGCGCCGAGGTCGTCGACCTGGTGTGTGGCGCGGAGACGAACTTCCAGCCCACCGCCGCGATGCTCGACGCCCTGCCCGCCGAGGACAAACCCACCGCCGTGCTGATCACCAGCCCCGGCAACCCCACCGGCACCATCATCGACCCCGCGGAACTGGCGCGCATCGCCGCCTGGTGCGAAGACAACGGAGCCACGCTGATCTCCGACGAGGACTACCACGGGATGAGCTTCGGCCCGCCCACCGCGACCGCCCGGGAATTCTCGGATCGGGCCATCGTCGTGGGCACCTTGTCCAAATACTTCTCCATGACCGGCTGGCGCGTCGGCTGGCTCATCGTCCCCGAGGATCTCGTCGAAACCATCGAAAACCTCCAGGCCTCCGTCGCCTTATGCGCCCCCGCCATCTCCCAGGTCGCCGGACGCGCCGCCTTCACCGACGCCGCCCGCGCCGAACTCGACGGCCACATCGACGACTACCGTGACACCCGCGCCGCCCTGCTCGAAGAACTCGCCGCCCTGGGCCTGGACAACTACGCCGAACCCGACGGCGGGCTCTACCTGTGGGTCGACGTCTCCTCGCTGACCGACGACTCCGAAACTTGGGCACGCGAACTCGTCGACGAGATCGGCGTCGCCGTCGCCCCAGGCGTCGACTTCGACCCCGTCGACGGCGCCGGCTGGGTGCGGCTGTCGTTGTGCGGGCCCGCCGCCGACGCCCGCGAAGCCGGACGCCGCCTCCGCGAACACCTGGGCAGGTGA
- the purD gene encoding phosphoribosylamine--glycine ligase, with product MRILVIGSGGREHALLTGLAADDTVSDLHVVPGNAGMETVATVHADAGAVDDGPAMVALAQEIAADLVIIGPEIPLVAGVADDLRAAGIKVFGPGKEAAQLEGSKQFAKDVMAAAGVRTAAAEQLMPGATEEAIDAALDKFGPRWVVKDDGLAGGKGVVVTEDRMAARQHIDAVHAATNPVLLEEFLDGPEVSLFCLVDGETVVPLLPAQDHKRAFDGDEGPNTGGMGAYTPLPWLPVDGVQRIVTEVCEPVAKEMVRRGTPYSGLMYAGLAWTVNGPEVIEFNARFGDPETQPVLALLKTPLGGVLDAVASGTLDQLEPLEWEDGYALTVVLAAAGYPADPQTGVALGGEGLDDPAVVLHAGTTRDDAGGYVSAGGRVLNVLGVGPTLAEARREAYARVDKIDFDGALYRTDIAGPATEGRITIPEQ from the coding sequence ATGCGCATCCTCGTGATTGGTTCGGGCGGCCGTGAACACGCCCTGCTCACCGGCCTGGCCGCCGACGACACTGTCTCTGATCTGCACGTAGTCCCGGGCAACGCGGGAATGGAGACGGTGGCCACCGTCCACGCCGACGCCGGCGCGGTCGACGACGGCCCCGCCATGGTCGCCCTGGCGCAAGAGATCGCCGCCGACCTGGTGATCATCGGACCGGAAATCCCGCTGGTCGCCGGCGTGGCGGACGACCTGCGCGCGGCCGGAATCAAGGTCTTCGGCCCCGGCAAGGAGGCCGCCCAGCTGGAGGGCTCCAAGCAGTTCGCCAAGGACGTCATGGCCGCGGCCGGCGTGCGCACCGCCGCCGCCGAACAGCTCATGCCGGGCGCCACGGAAGAAGCCATCGACGCGGCGCTGGACAAGTTCGGCCCGCGCTGGGTGGTCAAGGACGACGGCCTGGCCGGCGGCAAGGGCGTGGTGGTCACCGAGGACCGGATGGCCGCCCGCCAGCACATCGACGCCGTGCACGCCGCGACGAACCCGGTGCTGCTCGAAGAATTCCTCGACGGCCCGGAGGTGTCCCTGTTCTGCCTCGTCGACGGCGAGACCGTCGTCCCGCTGCTGCCGGCCCAGGACCACAAGCGCGCCTTCGACGGCGACGAGGGCCCCAACACCGGCGGCATGGGCGCCTACACGCCGCTGCCGTGGCTGCCCGTGGACGGGGTGCAACGCATCGTCACGGAGGTGTGCGAACCCGTGGCCAAGGAAATGGTGCGCCGCGGCACCCCGTACTCGGGACTGATGTACGCGGGCCTGGCGTGGACGGTCAACGGCCCGGAGGTCATCGAGTTCAACGCCCGCTTCGGCGACCCGGAGACCCAGCCGGTGCTCGCGCTGCTGAAGACCCCGCTGGGCGGGGTGCTCGACGCGGTGGCCTCCGGCACCCTGGACCAGCTCGAGCCGCTGGAGTGGGAGGACGGCTACGCCCTGACCGTGGTGCTGGCCGCCGCCGGCTACCCCGCGGATCCGCAGACCGGCGTCGCCCTCGGCGGCGAAGGACTCGACGACCCGGCCGTCGTCCTGCACGCCGGAACCACGCGTGACGACGCCGGCGGGTACGTCTCCGCCGGCGGCCGCGTCCTCAACGTCCTCGGCGTCGGCCCGACCTTGGCCGAAGCCCGCCGGGAGGCCTACGCGCGCGTCGATAAGATCGACTTCGACGGAGCCCTGTACCGCACCGACATCGCCGGCCCGGCGACCGAAGGGCGCATCACCATCCCAGAACAGTAG
- a CDS encoding HIT family protein, producing the protein MSTVFTKIIEGDLPGRFVYRDDNVVAFLSIEPVEYGHVLVVPVQEVDKWTDLDPVIWTQMNEVAQQIGRAIIDVFGSQRAGYLIAGFEVPHLHIHLFPADDMSGYSLAKAMPADSTDPAKMDEAAAKLREALDCDDSGRPN; encoded by the coding sequence ATGAGTACCGTCTTCACGAAGATCATCGAGGGCGATCTGCCCGGCCGCTTTGTCTACCGCGACGACAACGTCGTCGCCTTCCTCTCGATCGAGCCGGTCGAATACGGCCACGTTCTGGTCGTGCCGGTGCAGGAGGTGGACAAGTGGACCGACCTGGACCCGGTGATCTGGACGCAGATGAACGAGGTCGCCCAGCAGATCGGGCGTGCGATCATCGACGTCTTCGGCTCCCAGCGCGCGGGTTACCTCATCGCCGGTTTCGAGGTGCCGCACCTGCACATCCACCTCTTCCCCGCCGACGACATGTCCGGCTACAGCCTGGCGAAGGCCATGCCCGCCGACTCCACCGACCCGGCGAAGATGGACGAGGCCGCCGCCAAGCTGCGCGAGGCCCTCGACTGCGACGACTCCGGCCGCCCCAACTGA
- a CDS encoding alpha/beta fold hydrolase has product MGLLSWLPHRGTLPALPSLTEIAAGPGTPVVFLHGFLASPNNFELPLTALIREGIPVAAPAYGDGGTARVDESFAQLVSATQELLDASPTGRIDVVGHSLGGHLGLRLAHHYSPGTVRTLVGLGAAFRGVPYQGRPWLLHAAGIIAGPGVAEILRPEPWEATVPADTRVVSIVSSADRVVPVSSAQLGELVRIDGMIHENLPQATGPVLEALDWRP; this is encoded by the coding sequence GTGGGTCTGCTGTCCTGGCTTCCGCACCGGGGCACGCTGCCCGCCCTGCCCTCCCTGACGGAGATAGCGGCGGGGCCCGGCACGCCGGTCGTCTTCCTACACGGCTTTTTGGCGTCGCCGAATAACTTCGAACTGCCCCTGACCGCGCTGATCCGGGAGGGGATCCCGGTGGCCGCCCCCGCCTACGGCGACGGCGGCACCGCCCGCGTCGACGAGTCCTTCGCCCAGCTGGTGAGCGCCACGCAGGAGCTTCTCGATGCCTCCCCCACCGGCCGCATCGACGTGGTCGGCCATTCCCTCGGCGGGCATCTGGGTCTGCGGCTGGCGCACCATTATTCGCCCGGGACCGTGCGCACGCTGGTCGGCCTCGGCGCCGCCTTCCGCGGGGTGCCCTATCAGGGGCGGCCCTGGTTGTTGCACGCCGCCGGCATCATCGCCGGGCCGGGCGTGGCCGAGATTCTGCGGCCCGAGCCGTGGGAGGCCACCGTCCCCGCGGACACGCGCGTGGTGTCCATCGTCTCCTCCGCGGACCGGGTCGTGCCGGTCAGCTCCGCGCAGCTGGGTGAGCTCGTGCGCATCGACGGGATGATCCACGAGAATCTCCCCCAGGCCACTGGGCCGGTGCTCGAGGCGCTGGACTGGCGCCCCTAG
- a CDS encoding sensor histidine kinase, producing the protein MTVPEDRRDDQSHTTRALSLRVSLVLIIVIVSSIGLFGSSIAVHYSMRSVLISQADEELASALTGWTQNPELYSSGAVHTSPDFSVLVLTTDREMYMLHNEERSRPNFSQVQVNGPPRTIDSVPEAETNTQWRAVGSVNSGNMIYIVAKSLDPMKRVLAGLDAVLIFINLIALVLMAIIGAVFVQRALAPLREVKSTARAIAGGDLSRRVPSWSPNTEVGQLSLALNSMLGRLQESLETAQHSLTVAQSKEEQMRRFVGDASHELRTPLTSVRGYTELYRSGATDDVDRVLDKIEEESGRMKLLVEDLLALTRAEGSRLNLRTVDLLELALSAASTARAAFPERSIEVVNDTSEVPVVKGDPDRLHQALLNLITNGLRHGGEGTAVTLRLHRDPAEDGHVLIDVIDDGQGMAEDTAAHIFERFYRADSSRYRGSGGGSGLGLSIVRSIIGQHDGAIKVASKEGVGTTFRITLSQAEQEQPGTPEPEEDPKPGKPKGKLFNGKAKNKEPKGSETPTRDDG; encoded by the coding sequence ATGACGGTGCCGGAGGATCGTCGGGACGATCAATCCCACACCACCCGCGCGTTGTCGTTGCGGGTGTCGTTGGTGTTGATCATCGTGATCGTCTCCTCGATCGGGCTGTTCGGCAGCTCCATCGCGGTGCATTATTCGATGCGTTCCGTCCTGATCTCCCAGGCCGACGAGGAACTGGCGTCCGCCTTGACTGGCTGGACGCAGAACCCGGAGCTCTACAGCTCGGGGGCGGTGCACACCTCCCCGGATTTCTCGGTCCTGGTGTTGACCACCGACCGGGAGATGTACATGCTGCACAACGAGGAGCGCAGTCGACCGAACTTCAGCCAGGTGCAGGTCAACGGACCTCCCCGCACCATTGATTCGGTGCCGGAGGCGGAGACGAACACGCAGTGGCGGGCGGTCGGCAGCGTCAACTCCGGCAACATGATCTACATCGTCGCCAAGTCGCTGGACCCGATGAAGCGGGTCCTGGCGGGGTTGGACGCGGTGCTGATTTTCATCAACCTCATCGCCCTGGTGCTCATGGCCATCATCGGCGCCGTCTTCGTGCAGCGCGCCCTGGCCCCGTTGCGGGAGGTCAAGTCCACCGCCCGGGCCATCGCCGGCGGCGACCTCAGTCGCCGCGTGCCGTCCTGGTCGCCGAACACGGAGGTCGGCCAGTTGTCGTTGGCGCTGAACTCGATGCTGGGCAGGCTGCAGGAATCCCTGGAAACCGCCCAGCACTCGCTGACGGTGGCGCAGAGCAAGGAAGAGCAGATGCGACGCTTCGTCGGCGACGCCTCCCACGAGCTGCGTACCCCGCTGACCAGCGTGCGCGGTTACACGGAGTTGTACCGCTCGGGGGCGACCGACGACGTCGACCGGGTCCTGGACAAGATCGAGGAGGAGTCCGGCCGCATGAAGCTGCTGGTGGAGGACTTGCTCGCCCTGACCCGGGCGGAGGGGTCCCGGTTGAACCTGCGGACGGTGGATCTGCTGGAACTCGCGCTGTCCGCGGCGTCGACGGCGCGGGCGGCCTTCCCGGAGCGCTCCATCGAGGTCGTCAACGACACCTCGGAGGTGCCCGTGGTCAAGGGCGACCCGGACCGGTTGCATCAGGCGCTGCTCAACCTCATCACCAACGGGCTGCGCCACGGCGGCGAAGGCACGGCGGTCACGCTGCGGCTGCACCGCGACCCCGCCGAGGACGGTCACGTGCTCATCGACGTGATCGACGACGGGCAGGGGATGGCCGAGGACACCGCCGCGCATATCTTCGAGCGCTTCTACCGGGCGGACTCCTCCCGCTACCGCGGCTCCGGCGGCGGCTCGGGCCTGGGCTTAAGTATCGTGCGGTCGATCATCGGCCAGCACGACGGCGCGATCAAGGTCGCGTCGAAGGAAGGGGTGGGCACCACTTTCCGGATCACGTTGTCCCAGGCCGAGCAGGAACAGCCCGGGACCCCGGAGCCGGAGGAAGATCCGAAGCCCGGCAAGCCCAAGGGCAAGCTCTTCAACGGCAAGGCGAAGAATAAGGAGCCGAAAGGGTCGGAGACCCCGACCCGCGACGACGGCTAG